One Streptomyces sp. R28 DNA window includes the following coding sequences:
- a CDS encoding RNA polymerase sigma factor, with translation MLGDDAELTAAVLAAQDGDETAFRTVYRSVHPRLLGYVRTLVGDPDAEDVASEAWLQIARDLERFSGDADRFRGWAARIARNRALDHIRMRGRRPAIGGDETELNGKAAESDTAGEAMEALATDGTLSLIARLPQDQAEAVVLRVVVGLDAKTAAETLGKRPGAVRTAAHRGLKRLAELLGDDPESAGVLDALPPQRGTRDRAVTSASVTQSVTRTQKDV, from the coding sequence GTGCTGGGGGACGACGCGGAGCTGACGGCCGCGGTGCTTGCGGCACAGGACGGGGACGAGACCGCGTTCCGGACTGTGTACCGCTCCGTGCACCCGCGGCTGCTCGGGTACGTACGGACGCTGGTCGGCGACCCCGACGCCGAGGACGTCGCGTCGGAGGCATGGCTGCAGATAGCGCGTGACCTGGAGCGATTCAGCGGGGACGCGGACCGCTTCCGCGGCTGGGCCGCCCGGATAGCCCGCAACCGCGCGCTGGACCACATACGTATGCGCGGCCGCCGCCCCGCCATCGGAGGCGACGAGACGGAGCTGAACGGGAAGGCCGCCGAGTCCGACACCGCGGGCGAGGCCATGGAAGCCCTGGCCACCGACGGCACCCTCTCCCTCATCGCGCGCCTGCCGCAGGACCAGGCGGAGGCCGTCGTCCTGCGCGTGGTCGTGGGGCTCGACGCCAAGACGGCCGCGGAGACGCTCGGCAAGCGTCCGGGTGCCGTACGGACCGCCGCGCACCGGGGCCTGAAGCGGCTCGCCGAGCTGCTCGGCGACGATCCGGAATCGGCTGGGGTCCTCGACGCCCTGCCTCCCCAGCGAGGAACCCGCGACCGTGCGGTGACGTCTGCGAGTGTGACGCAAAGCGTCACGCGGACGCAGAAGGATGTGTGA
- a CDS encoding L,D-transpeptidase family protein, producing MGRSTAVLAAGAALTVSCGCTVQASGEEQRSPVRIELPSGTPSAKSAPPDDKPSAEPTPAAPAVLWSRGDEGRDVRELQARLRQVAWLFDGPTGTYDDLTEQAVRGFQGKRGLPKTGKTDEVTWQRLLKMTREPGQWDLYLMGGQPADAPDARCMTGRVLCISKSSRTLRWMIDGRPVLTVPVRFGAQYTPTREGVFSVYWKSRHHVSTLYDSPMPYAMFFSGGQAVHYSSDFAARGYAGASHGCVNVRDERAIAEMFDQVRTGDKVVVHW from the coding sequence ATGGGGAGATCGACCGCGGTACTCGCTGCGGGCGCCGCGCTGACCGTGAGTTGCGGCTGTACGGTGCAGGCCTCGGGCGAGGAGCAGCGCTCGCCGGTGCGTATCGAGCTCCCGAGCGGCACGCCGTCTGCGAAGTCCGCCCCGCCCGACGACAAGCCGAGCGCCGAGCCCACGCCGGCTGCGCCCGCCGTGCTGTGGTCGCGGGGCGACGAGGGTCGTGACGTGCGCGAGCTCCAGGCCCGCCTGCGTCAGGTCGCCTGGCTCTTCGACGGGCCGACCGGGACGTACGACGATCTGACCGAGCAGGCCGTCAGGGGTTTCCAGGGCAAGCGCGGGCTGCCGAAGACCGGGAAGACCGACGAGGTCACCTGGCAGCGGCTGCTGAAGATGACGCGCGAGCCCGGCCAGTGGGACCTGTACCTGATGGGCGGGCAGCCCGCCGACGCGCCGGACGCGCGGTGCATGACCGGGCGGGTGCTGTGCATCAGCAAGTCGAGCCGGACGCTGCGCTGGATGATCGACGGACGGCCGGTCCTGACGGTGCCGGTGCGGTTCGGGGCGCAGTACACACCCACGCGGGAAGGTGTGTTCAGCGTCTACTGGAAGTCCCGGCACCATGTGTCGACGCTCTATGACTCGCCCATGCCGTACGCGATGTTCTTCAGCGGCGGCCAAGCGGTGCACTACTCGTCCGACTTCGCGGCCAGGGGCTACGCCGGCGCCTCGCACGGCTGCGTCAACGTACGGGACGAGCGGGCGATCGCGGAGATGTTCGACCAGGTGAGGACCGGCGACAAGGTCGTCGTCCACTGGTGA
- a CDS encoding methylmalonyl-CoA mutase, with product MARESESGLPIEPVYGPDALNGWDAAEKLGEPGSYPFTRGVYPSMYTGRPWTMRQYAGFGTATESNARYKQLIANGTMGLSVAFDLPTQMGHDSDAPIAHGEVGKVGVAIDSIDDMRVLFGGIPLDKVSTSMTINAPAALLLLLYQLVAEEQGVGADQLTGTIQNDVLKEYIARGTYIFPPKPSLRLIADIFKYCRAEIPKWNTISISGYHMAEAGASPAQEIAFTLADGIEYVRTAVAAGMDVDDFAPRLSFFFVARTTILEEVAKFRAARRIWARVMRDEFGARNPKSLMLRFHTQTAGVQLTAQQPEVNLVRVAVQGLAAVLGGTQSLHTNSFDEAIALPTDKSARLALRTQQVLAYETDVTATVDPFAGSYVVEKMTDDVEAAAVELMRKVEDLGGAVSAIEHGFQKNEIERSAYRIAQETDAGERVVVGVNRFQLDEEEPYEPLRVDPAIEAQQAERLAKLRAERDQAAVDSALAALKKAAEGEDNVLYPMKEALRARATVGEVCNALRGVWGTYVPSDAF from the coding sequence ATGGCGCGCGAGTCGGAGTCCGGACTGCCCATCGAGCCGGTCTACGGGCCGGACGCGCTGAACGGCTGGGATGCGGCCGAGAAGCTGGGCGAGCCGGGGTCGTACCCCTTCACCCGTGGCGTGTACCCGTCGATGTACACGGGCCGTCCCTGGACGATGCGCCAGTACGCCGGCTTCGGCACGGCGACCGAGTCCAACGCCCGCTACAAGCAGCTGATCGCCAACGGCACGATGGGCCTGTCGGTCGCGTTCGACCTGCCCACCCAGATGGGCCATGACTCCGACGCGCCGATCGCGCACGGCGAGGTCGGCAAGGTGGGGGTGGCGATCGACTCGATCGACGACATGCGGGTGCTGTTCGGCGGGATCCCGCTGGACAAGGTGTCGACGTCGATGACGATCAACGCCCCCGCGGCGCTGCTGCTGCTCCTGTACCAGCTGGTGGCGGAGGAGCAGGGGGTCGGCGCGGACCAGCTCACCGGCACGATCCAGAACGACGTGCTGAAGGAGTACATCGCGCGCGGGACGTACATCTTCCCGCCGAAGCCCTCCCTGCGCCTGATCGCCGACATCTTCAAGTACTGCAGGGCCGAGATCCCGAAGTGGAACACGATCTCGATCTCCGGGTACCACATGGCGGAGGCCGGCGCGTCGCCCGCGCAGGAGATCGCGTTCACGCTCGCCGACGGCATCGAGTACGTGCGTACGGCGGTGGCGGCGGGCATGGACGTCGACGACTTCGCGCCCCGCCTGTCCTTCTTCTTCGTGGCCCGTACGACCATCCTCGAAGAGGTAGCCAAGTTCCGTGCGGCGCGCAGGATCTGGGCCCGCGTGATGCGGGACGAGTTCGGCGCGAGGAACCCCAAGTCGCTGATGCTGCGCTTCCACACGCAGACGGCGGGCGTGCAGCTGACGGCCCAGCAGCCGGAGGTGAACCTGGTCCGGGTCGCGGTGCAGGGCCTGGCGGCGGTTCTCGGCGGCACCCAGTCCCTGCACACCAACTCCTTCGACGAGGCGATCGCGCTGCCGACGGACAAGTCGGCCCGCCTGGCCCTGCGTACGCAGCAGGTCCTCGCGTACGAGACGGACGTGACGGCGACGGTCGACCCCTTCGCGGGCTCGTATGTCGTCGAGAAGATGACCGACGACGTGGAGGCGGCGGCCGTCGAGCTGATGCGGAAGGTCGAGGACCTCGGCGGCGCGGTGTCGGCCATCGAGCACGGGTTCCAGAAGAACGAGATCGAGCGCAGCGCGTACCGGATCGCCCAGGAGACGGACGCCGGCGAGCGGGTCGTCGTCGGCGTCAACCGCTTCCAGCTGGACGAGGAGGAGCCCTACGAGCCGCTCCGCGTCGACCCGGCCATCGAGGCCCAGCAGGCGGAACGGCTCGCGAAGCTGCGTGCGGAGCGCGACCAGGCGGCGGTGGACTCGGCGCTGGCCGCGCTGAAGAAGGCGGCCGAGGGGGAGGACAACGTGCTGTACCCGATGAAGGAGGCGTTGCGGGCACGGGCGACCGTGGGGGAGGTGTGCAACGCGCTTCGGGGGGTTTGGGGCACTTACGTGCCGAGCGATGCGTTCTGA
- a CDS encoding FAD-dependent oxidoreductase translates to MAVRTDVLIVGAGPTGLTLGIDLARRGVDALVVERAERLFPGSRGKGIQPRTREVFDDLGVLDAIHAAGGSYPVGVIWQDGERVGEHRMFDPAEVTEDSPYTEPWMVPQWRTQEILFGRLEELGGKVAFGREVVGVTQDAQGVTAHFADGESVRARYVVAADGGRSVLRRALGIGMTGESVDPSPILVADVRIKGLDRDNWHIFPPRGEGEGFLSICPLAGTEDFQVVAQFTEGTSVDVSLEGVRKVVAARSHLAPEDVTEVRWASDFRPRAALADRFRDGRVFLTGDAAHVHSPAGGQGLNTSVQDAYNLGWKLGAVLRDGVDEALLDTYEEERRPVAADMLGLSTSVHRGEVRRGEATRQLGLGYRESSLTEETREVPGAVRAGDRAPDGVMDGVRLFDAFRGPHWTVVAVGVAAPQVPGAVRVVRGEAQESYGSGVFLVRPDGYVGWAGHQAAGLTDYLGRFGMPQ, encoded by the coding sequence ATGGCTGTACGGACCGATGTACTGATCGTGGGCGCGGGCCCCACCGGCCTCACCCTCGGCATCGACCTCGCGCGGCGCGGAGTGGACGCGCTGGTCGTGGAGCGGGCGGAGAGGCTCTTCCCCGGATCGCGCGGCAAGGGGATCCAGCCCCGCACGAGGGAGGTCTTCGACGACCTGGGCGTGCTCGACGCGATCCACGCGGCGGGCGGCAGCTACCCGGTCGGGGTGATCTGGCAGGACGGTGAGCGGGTCGGCGAGCACCGGATGTTCGACCCGGCGGAGGTGACGGAGGACTCGCCGTACACCGAGCCGTGGATGGTGCCGCAGTGGCGGACGCAGGAGATCCTGTTCGGCCGGCTGGAGGAGCTGGGCGGGAAGGTCGCCTTCGGCCGGGAGGTCGTCGGGGTGACGCAGGACGCGCAGGGTGTGACCGCGCACTTCGCGGACGGCGAGAGCGTCCGTGCGCGGTACGTCGTCGCCGCCGACGGTGGCCGTTCGGTGCTGCGGCGGGCTCTCGGCATCGGCATGACCGGGGAGAGCGTCGACCCGAGCCCGATCCTGGTGGCGGACGTCAGGATCAAGGGCCTGGACCGCGACAACTGGCACATCTTCCCGCCGCGCGGCGAGGGCGAAGGCTTCCTGTCCATCTGCCCGCTCGCGGGTACGGAGGACTTCCAGGTCGTGGCCCAGTTCACGGAGGGCACGTCGGTGGACGTCTCCCTGGAAGGTGTGCGCAAGGTCGTCGCCGCCCGGTCCCACCTCGCCCCCGAGGACGTGACCGAGGTGCGCTGGGCCTCGGACTTCCGGCCGCGGGCGGCGCTGGCGGACCGGTTCCGGGACGGGCGGGTCTTCCTCACGGGGGACGCCGCGCATGTCCATTCACCGGCCGGGGGGCAGGGGCTCAACACCAGCGTGCAGGACGCCTACAACCTGGGGTGGAAGTTGGGGGCGGTGCTGCGGGACGGGGTGGACGAGGCTCTGCTGGACACGTACGAGGAGGAGCGGCGGCCCGTCGCGGCGGACATGCTGGGGCTGTCGACGAGCGTGCACCGGGGTGAGGTGCGGCGCGGGGAGGCCACGCGTCAACTGGGGCTCGGTTACCGGGAGTCGAGCCTGACGGAGGAGACGCGGGAGGTGCCGGGGGCGGTGCGGGCCGGGGATCGGGCGCCGGACGGGGTGATGGACGGCGTACGGCTGTTTGACGCCTTCCGGGGGCCGCACTGGACGGTGGTGGCGGTGGGCGTGGCGGCGCCGCAGGTGCCGGGGGCGGTGCGGGTGGTGCGAGGGGAGGCGCAGGAGTCGTACGGCAGCGGGGTGTTTCTCGTACGGCCGGACGGTTACGTGGGGTGGGCAGGCCACCAGGCAGCCGGGCTTACGGACTACCTGGGGCGCTTCGGAATGCCGCAGTAA
- a CDS encoding TetR/AcrR family transcriptional regulator C-terminal domain-containing protein, translating into MTTERRAPLDRARVADTALKLLNGVGLDGLTLRAIAKELDVKAPALYWHFKDKQALLDEMATEMYRRMVAGTPLGPADTWQERLLKSNRGLRAALLGYRDGAKVFSGSRFTGIEHAEQMEDNLRLFTTAGFTLAQAVRATSTTYLYTLGFVTEEQGVEPVAGERREGYDVDERARLLADFPLSAQAGAEIFTDYEAHFEEGLAVVIAGIGARYGIR; encoded by the coding sequence GTGACTACGGAACGCCGAGCGCCCCTCGACCGCGCACGCGTCGCGGACACCGCCCTCAAGCTCCTGAACGGGGTCGGTCTGGACGGCCTGACCCTGCGCGCCATCGCCAAGGAGCTGGATGTGAAGGCACCGGCCCTGTACTGGCACTTCAAGGACAAACAGGCGCTGCTCGACGAGATGGCGACCGAGATGTACCGGCGGATGGTCGCCGGGACGCCCCTCGGCCCCGCCGACACCTGGCAGGAACGGCTGCTGAAGTCCAACCGCGGACTGCGCGCGGCGCTGCTCGGCTACCGCGACGGCGCGAAGGTCTTCAGCGGCTCACGCTTCACCGGCATCGAGCACGCCGAACAGATGGAGGACAACCTGCGCCTGTTCACGACCGCCGGCTTCACCCTCGCCCAGGCGGTCCGGGCGACCTCGACGACGTATCTCTACACCCTCGGCTTCGTCACGGAGGAGCAGGGCGTCGAGCCCGTGGCGGGGGAGCGGCGCGAGGGGTACGACGTGGACGAACGCGCCCGGCTGCTGGCCGACTTCCCGCTGTCGGCCCAGGCCGGCGCGGAGATCTTCACCGACTACGAGGCTCACTTCGAGGAAGGGCTGGCGGTGGTGATCGCCGGGATCGGGGCGCGGTACGGGATCAGGTGA
- a CDS encoding glycosyltransferase family 2 protein, translated as MTNRPPTLSVIVPCYNIESYVPETVTSLVNNERDDFEFIFVEDRSTKDKTYEALLTLTKRLRNSRVIRHERNGGLATARNTGIDASEGRYLTFLDGDDWLAPGYLADLVNAIERFDVDFVRTDHVQVTGIERTVHRAPEGRRHTPLDPRTSILPVDDTTMVDYPYAWAGVYHRRLLDRGMLRFHDGLKTAEDRPWIWDLHRRAESYAVASLRGVFYRRGVASSLTQIGDVRQLDFFRSFDLVLAELADDPEVGRLRKKALRNYCVVIAHQLLSRGRFERSIAAKLKQMAAEALGRMSEDELEEALVGMGEERVYMLRRIRGGMKGVAA; from the coding sequence GTGACCAACCGCCCCCCGACACTGTCCGTGATCGTCCCGTGCTACAACATCGAGTCGTACGTACCGGAGACGGTGACCAGTCTGGTCAACAACGAACGGGACGACTTCGAGTTCATCTTCGTCGAGGACAGGTCCACCAAGGACAAGACGTACGAAGCGCTGCTGACGCTGACGAAGAGACTCAGGAACAGCCGGGTGATACGGCACGAGCGCAACGGCGGACTGGCCACCGCGCGCAACACCGGAATCGACGCCTCGGAAGGCCGCTACCTCACCTTCCTCGACGGTGACGACTGGCTGGCGCCGGGCTATCTCGCGGATCTGGTGAACGCCATCGAGCGGTTCGACGTCGACTTCGTACGGACCGACCACGTGCAGGTCACCGGCATCGAGCGGACCGTCCACCGGGCGCCCGAGGGGCGGCGGCACACCCCGCTGGACCCGCGCACCTCGATCCTCCCCGTCGACGACACGACCATGGTCGACTACCCGTACGCCTGGGCCGGCGTCTACCACCGCCGCCTCCTCGACCGGGGCATGCTCCGTTTCCACGACGGACTGAAGACCGCCGAGGACCGCCCCTGGATCTGGGACCTGCACCGCAGGGCCGAGTCCTACGCCGTCGCCAGCCTGCGCGGGGTCTTCTACCGCCGGGGCGTGGCCAGTTCGCTGACCCAGATCGGCGACGTGCGCCAGCTGGACTTCTTCCGCTCCTTCGACCTCGTCCTCGCCGAGCTCGCCGACGACCCCGAGGTGGGCAGGCTGCGCAAGAAGGCGCTGCGCAACTACTGCGTCGTCATCGCCCACCAGCTGCTCAGCCGGGGCCGGTTCGAGCGCAGCATCGCGGCCAAGCTGAAGCAGATGGCCGCCGAGGCGCTGGGCCGGATGTCGGAGGACGAGCTGGAAGAGGCGCTCGTCGGGATGGGCGAGGAGCGCGTGTACATGCTGCGCCGGATACGGGGTGGCATGAAGGGAGTGGCGGCATGA
- a CDS encoding alpha-2,8-polysialyltransferase family protein, with translation MIQIFFSATQYAAATVTAAIRAGQFGPREGVRRILVVSNTAAIPEVGTPLDKMAGFEKLRPEFDEVRSWNEFISPHHPAGWSPRGQDTLLWEKAVRLAWNLGDEPVEIACESIQANPSRAVADIFADSPIHVYADGLMSYGPTRNRIPHGMSSRIKRVLHLDLVPGLTPMLLAEYGVRPEAVPNDAIVDVLAQIGESGAGILAERLPADNPPTAVLLGQYLSAIDLITQDEEEQLHVRMLRAAARAGHQDVLFKPHPSAPAVFNESLEAVADELGVRLTVLNEPVLAETVFAFLKPKLVIGCFSTALMTAAAFYGIPVARVGTDLLLERITPYENSNRIPLTIIDAALPDAEHAELGSQLELAGMAEGVAPLVRSVGYCMQSRKHHGSRDEVAAWLTANLDRYQRYFKRRRLTSLRLPGGSPVRAEALRRHPAVRKAVRQLRQTTRK, from the coding sequence ATGATCCAGATCTTCTTCTCGGCCACGCAGTACGCGGCCGCGACCGTCACCGCCGCCATCCGGGCCGGCCAGTTCGGCCCGCGCGAGGGTGTGCGCCGCATCCTCGTCGTCAGCAACACCGCTGCGATCCCCGAGGTCGGCACCCCGCTGGACAAGATGGCCGGCTTCGAGAAGCTGCGCCCCGAGTTCGACGAGGTGCGCTCCTGGAACGAGTTCATCTCCCCGCACCACCCGGCCGGCTGGTCGCCCCGGGGTCAGGACACCCTGCTGTGGGAGAAGGCCGTACGCCTCGCCTGGAACCTGGGCGACGAGCCCGTCGAGATCGCCTGTGAGTCCATCCAGGCCAACCCCTCGCGCGCGGTCGCGGACATCTTCGCGGACAGCCCGATCCATGTGTACGCGGACGGCCTGATGAGCTACGGCCCCACCCGCAACCGCATCCCGCACGGCATGAGCAGCCGCATCAAGCGCGTCCTCCACCTGGATCTGGTGCCGGGCCTTACGCCCATGCTCCTGGCCGAGTACGGCGTCAGGCCCGAGGCCGTCCCGAACGACGCGATCGTCGACGTCCTCGCGCAGATCGGCGAGTCCGGCGCCGGCATCCTCGCCGAGCGCCTCCCGGCCGACAACCCGCCCACCGCCGTGCTCCTCGGCCAGTACCTCTCGGCCATCGACCTGATCACCCAGGACGAGGAGGAGCAGCTGCACGTCCGCATGCTGCGCGCCGCCGCCCGGGCCGGTCACCAGGACGTGCTGTTCAAGCCGCACCCGAGCGCACCCGCCGTCTTCAACGAGTCCCTGGAGGCGGTCGCCGACGAACTCGGCGTCAGGCTCACGGTGCTGAACGAGCCCGTCCTCGCCGAGACCGTCTTCGCCTTCCTGAAGCCCAAGCTCGTCATCGGCTGCTTCTCGACCGCGCTGATGACCGCCGCCGCCTTCTACGGCATCCCCGTCGCCCGCGTCGGCACGGACCTGCTCCTCGAACGCATCACGCCGTACGAGAACAGCAACCGCATCCCGCTGACCATCATCGACGCGGCCCTGCCCGACGCGGAGCACGCCGAGCTCGGCTCGCAGCTCGAACTCGCCGGGATGGCCGAGGGAGTTGCCCCGCTGGTGCGCAGCGTCGGCTACTGCATGCAGTCCCGCAAGCACCACGGTTCGCGCGACGAGGTGGCCGCCTGGCTCACCGCCAACCTGGACCGCTACCAGCGCTACTTCAAGCGCCGCCGCCTCACCAGCCTCCGCCTCCCCGGCGGCAGCCCGGTCCGCGCGGAGGCGCTGCGCCGGCACCCGGCGGTCCGCAAGGCCGTGCGGCAGCTGCGGCAGACGACGCGGAAGTAA
- a CDS encoding acyltransferase family protein — protein sequence MSAADQATAPPTPLTPPAPRLNQVLAERPPVRPRGESRLRALDGLRLMAALMVCMYHFTGKNGEVANSWHQSPGDMFPTLSQLSTYGSLGVQFFFVISGFVICMSSWGRSLGDFFRSRISRLYPAYWVAIVMVTGAAVLLPVVVHPVRPDELLVNLTMMQQPLGVPRVLGVCWTLWVELKFYVLFALFVIWKGVTYRRVVTFCILWTLASAFARVADNPLTDELVMRDHAPFFIGGLALYLIHRFGSDLLLWGIVGMSFLLGQRYSVMALWHPGAQGEFHRSPYVIQAIVFCAFAAVAVVALGWTSWANWRWLTVAGALTYPFYLIHEHLGWFFIRVLHRGLGLGSYPTLALSVLSLLGLAWLMHRFVEKPFGPKLKRKLVLPTR from the coding sequence ATGAGCGCGGCTGACCAGGCCACGGCACCGCCGACACCGCTGACACCCCCGGCACCCCGGCTGAACCAGGTCCTCGCCGAGCGGCCGCCCGTCCGGCCCCGTGGCGAGAGCCGGCTCCGCGCCCTGGACGGCCTGCGGCTCATGGCCGCGCTGATGGTGTGCATGTACCACTTCACCGGTAAGAACGGCGAAGTCGCCAACTCCTGGCACCAGTCCCCCGGGGACATGTTCCCGACGCTGTCGCAGCTGTCCACCTACGGCAGCCTGGGCGTGCAGTTCTTCTTCGTCATCAGCGGCTTCGTGATCTGCATGAGCAGCTGGGGCCGCAGTCTCGGCGACTTCTTCCGCTCGCGGATCTCCCGCCTCTACCCGGCGTACTGGGTGGCCATCGTCATGGTCACCGGCGCGGCGGTGCTGCTGCCGGTCGTCGTCCACCCGGTCCGCCCGGACGAGCTCCTGGTCAACCTCACGATGATGCAGCAGCCGCTGGGCGTGCCGCGGGTCCTGGGTGTGTGCTGGACGCTCTGGGTGGAGCTGAAGTTCTACGTGCTCTTCGCCCTGTTCGTGATCTGGAAGGGCGTCACCTACCGCCGTGTGGTCACCTTCTGCATCCTGTGGACGCTCGCCAGTGCCTTCGCCCGGGTCGCCGACAACCCGCTGACCGACGAGCTGGTCATGCGCGACCACGCCCCGTTCTTCATCGGCGGCCTCGCCCTGTACCTGATCCACCGCTTCGGCAGCGACCTGCTGCTGTGGGGGATCGTGGGCATGTCCTTCCTGCTGGGCCAGCGCTACTCGGTCATGGCGCTGTGGCACCCCGGGGCGCAGGGCGAGTTCCACCGCTCCCCGTACGTCATCCAGGCCATCGTCTTCTGCGCCTTCGCCGCCGTCGCGGTGGTGGCGCTGGGCTGGACGAGCTGGGCCAACTGGCGCTGGCTGACGGTGGCGGGGGCGCTGACGTACCCCTTCTACCTGATCCACGAGCACCTGGGCTGGTTCTTCATCCGGGTGCTGCACCGGGGCCTCGGCCTTGGCTCCTACCCGACGCTGGCCCTGTCCGTGCTGAGCCTGCTGGGGCTGGCCTGGCTGATGCACCGGTTCGTGGAGAAGCCGTTCGGGCCGAAGCTGAAGCGGAAGTTGGTCCTGCCGACGCGGTGA
- a CDS encoding polysialyltransferase family glycosyltransferase, whose product MPRTTQIFCASTLYGAATLAAALDAGLFEPADRRLLLVTNNATNPEITPSVDAMPGFDRLRERFDEVLSWNATIAPFHPSGWSPRADDIPMWERYVRLLWNLGDDEVQLAVESVQVNPALALCQLFTGAPVDVYADGLISYGPTRDKIDPLVGTRIGRLLHLDLVPGLTPLLLTEFGVPTELVPSEAFLKVLGELAEAEGEGEGELTAPAATTEAATATATDDRPALLLGQYLSALGILTDAEEEDLHRQMVRGAVALGHRRLVFKPHPVAPARWSRLLEDEAEKLGAELTLLDRPVLAEVSFQRLRPALVVGCFSTALLTAAGLYGIPVARVGTDTLLARLAPYQNSNRVPLTIVDALLPDIADAAAVSGWAMPARERVDELTALLKAVGFAMQPKIYPGLRGAAETYLSRHLNPHTWRYFKRKRLTSLALPGAVPAQLSFIPRNATVRRLARRARALKQVAGRR is encoded by the coding sequence ATGCCTCGCACCACGCAGATCTTCTGCGCCTCGACGCTGTACGGCGCCGCGACCCTGGCCGCCGCCCTGGACGCCGGGCTCTTCGAACCGGCCGACCGCCGGCTGCTGCTGGTCACCAACAACGCGACCAACCCGGAGATCACCCCGTCCGTCGACGCGATGCCGGGCTTCGACCGGCTGCGGGAGCGTTTCGACGAGGTGCTGTCCTGGAACGCGACCATCGCGCCGTTCCACCCCAGCGGCTGGTCGCCCCGCGCGGACGACATCCCCATGTGGGAGCGGTACGTACGGCTGCTGTGGAACCTCGGCGACGACGAGGTGCAGCTTGCCGTCGAGTCCGTCCAGGTCAATCCGGCCCTCGCACTGTGCCAGCTGTTCACCGGCGCCCCCGTCGACGTCTACGCCGACGGCCTCATAAGCTACGGCCCCACGCGCGACAAGATCGACCCGCTGGTCGGCACCCGCATCGGGCGCCTGCTGCACCTCGATCTCGTCCCGGGCCTCACCCCGCTGCTGCTCACCGAGTTCGGCGTGCCGACCGAACTGGTGCCGTCCGAGGCGTTCCTGAAGGTGCTCGGCGAACTGGCCGAGGCCGAAGGCGAGGGCGAGGGCGAGTTGACCGCTCCCGCCGCAACAACCGAGGCGGCCACCGCCACGGCCACCGATGACCGGCCGGCCCTGCTGCTCGGCCAGTACCTCTCCGCGCTCGGCATCCTCACCGACGCCGAGGAGGAGGACCTGCACCGGCAGATGGTGCGCGGCGCCGTCGCGCTCGGCCACCGCAGGCTGGTGTTCAAGCCGCACCCCGTCGCCCCGGCCCGCTGGTCGAGGCTCCTGGAGGACGAGGCGGAGAAGCTGGGCGCCGAACTCACCCTCCTGGACCGGCCCGTACTCGCCGAGGTGTCCTTCCAGCGGCTGCGGCCCGCCCTCGTCGTCGGCTGCTTCTCGACCGCGCTGCTCACGGCCGCCGGTCTGTACGGCATCCCGGTCGCGCGGGTCGGCACCGACACCCTGCTGGCCCGGCTCGCGCCCTACCAGAACAGCAACCGCGTCCCGCTGACCATCGTCGACGCCCTGCTGCCCGACATCGCGGACGCCGCCGCGGTCAGCGGCTGGGCGATGCCCGCGCGCGAGCGGGTGGACGAACTGACCGCGCTGCTCAAGGCGGTCGGGTTCGCGATGCAGCCGAAGATCTACCCGGGGCTGCGCGGCGCGGCCGAGACCTACCTCTCCCGGCACCTCAACCCGCACACCTGGCGGTACTTCAAGCGCAAGCGCCTGACCTCGCTGGCCCTGCCGGGCGCCGTACCGGCCCAGCTCTCCTTCATCCCGCGCAACGCGACCGTACGCCGACTGGCGCGCCGGGCGCGGGCGCTGAAGCAGGTGGCCGGCCGGAGGTAA